AACCAATATATTATTGTTGTCTTATTTTGAGCCCTGATGGCCCTTTATGTAGTCAACAGCCTGGCCAACCGTTTGAATTTTTTCGGCTTCTTCATCCGGAATTTCCAAGCCAAATTCTTCTTCAAAAGCCATAACTAATTCTACGGTATCCAAAGAATCTGCACCAAGATCGTTCACAAAAGAAGCTTGTGTCGTAACTTCCGCCGGATCAACACCTAACTGCTCAACAATAATTTCCTTTACTCTTGATTCTACTTCTGCCATTTTCTTTTCCTCCTTATTTTGTTATCAGCTTTCAACTCCTAGCCCTAAGCCGTGGGCTATCAGCCTTTAGCTGCCATGCTACTCAGCGTATAGCGGACAGCGTTTAGCGGATAAAGAAACAAAGGAAAAGTCATTTACTATCCGCTATGTGCTATACGCTAACCGCTATTATATTACATATACATACCACCGTTT
This window of the Elusimicrobiota bacterium genome carries:
- the acpP gene encoding acyl carrier protein; its protein translation is MAEVESRVKEIIVEQLGVDPAEVTTQASFVNDLGADSLDTVELVMAFEEEFGLEIPDEEAEKIQTVGQAVDYIKGHQGSK